From Homalodisca vitripennis isolate AUS2020 chromosome 1, UT_GWSS_2.1, whole genome shotgun sequence, the proteins below share one genomic window:
- the LOC124364668 gene encoding uncharacterized protein LOC124364668, with translation MEWVLLLSVVSVLWGRLYADDACIRPGPRHKLLLLWECCTFPRDVIPDGAVYKIKKCFTNHHQHEGLELEDQKDDHLCSAECGFAQNNLLDSNKELNRSAILGLFSTTGISDLQPVLLSSVNRCFSSYTRDVDPSKKCKSGSWEFLQCFMRETFLKCPASLWVTNSYCDNMKVRVIRCPSQPMVLMPPPRE, from the coding sequence ATGGAGTGGGTTCTTCTCTTGTCAGTTGTCTCAGTTCTCTGGGGTAGATTATACGCAGATGACGCCTGTATCAGACCGGGTCCTCGGCACAAACTTCTGCTCCTCTGGGAGTGTTGTACTTTCCCGCGTGACGTCATTCCAGATGGagctgtttataaaataaagaaatgctTCACAAATCACCACCAACATGAAGGATTGGAACTTGAGGATCAAAAGGATGACCATTTGTGCTCCGCGGAGTGTGGCTTTGCTCAAAACAACTTGCTGGATTCCAACAAGGAACTCAATAGATCTGCCATCTTAGGTCTGTTTTCAACAACAGGAATCAGTGATCTACAACCAGTCCTGCTCTCCAGTGTTAACAGATGTTTCTCATCTTACACCAGAGACGTCGATCCAAGCAAAAAGTGCAAGAGTGGCTCCTGGGAGTTCCTGCAGTGTTTTATGCGAGAAACATTCCTCAAGTGTCCTGCGAGTTTGTGGGTGACCAACTCTTACTGTGATAACATGAAGGTTCGGGTCATCAGATGTCCTTCACAGCCGATGGTGCTGATGCCTCCACCGAGAGAGTAA